From a single Candoia aspera isolate rCanAsp1 chromosome 2, rCanAsp1.hap2, whole genome shotgun sequence genomic region:
- the EOGT gene encoding EGF domain-specific O-linked N-acetylglucosamine transferase isoform X1, translated as MLTLLTLGVLFPKIVARGQDENLHNGSNILQEPMYSYENMLPEEHIPYFLHNNPGIAAACRQDPLCPYKKHLKTLKACWGYERSCKPENRFGYPTCDYAEIGWANTIEQAQDIFWKQADFGYVKERMKDVKTHCKPKTVGDSSLECSRYLQYCKATNLYIDLRHPKRNHDRFNEDFFRKGQIGGHCNMNTEAFLAEGQQKSPLQSWFAELQTYTEMNSRPLEDGSCDIIIEKPTYFMKLDAGVNMYHHFCDFVNLYITQHVTNTFSTDINIVMWDTSAYGYGDLFSETWKAFTDYEIIHLKSYDSKRVCFREAVFTLLPRMRFGLFYNTPLISGCHGTGLFRAFSQHVLHRLNITQDRPKDGKIRVTILARSTEYRKILNQKELANALKTLPLFDVQIVNYKYKELEFKEQLKITHNSEIFIGMHGAGLTHLLFLPDWAVIFELYNCKDERCYLDLARLRGIYYITWQQKDKVFPQDEGHHPTLGKHPKFTNYAFDVEEFVRLVLLAADHVSQHSRWPFRRKHDEF; from the exons ATGTTAACATTGCTTACACTGGGAGTACTGTTTCCAAAAATAGTGGCCAGAGGACAAGATGAAAATCTTCACAATGGCAGCAACATTTTGCAAGAGCCAATGTATTCTTATGAAAACATGTTGCCAGAAGAACATATCCCTTATTTTTTACACAATAATCCGGGCATTGCTGCTGCCTGCAGGCAAGATCCTCTTTGCCCATATAAA AAACATTTGAAGACATTGAAAGCTTGTTGGGGTTATGAGAGATCATGCAAGCCAGAAAACAGGTTTGGATATCCAACATGTGATTATGCTGAAATTGGGTG GGCTAATACCATTGAGCAGGCCCAGGATATTTTCTGGAAGCAAGCTGATTTTGGTTATGTTAAAGAAAGGATGAAAGATGTGAAGACCCACTGCAAGCCTAAGACTGTG GGAGATTCTTCACTTGAATGTTCTCGTTACCTTCAGTATTGCAAAGCAACAAATTTATATATTGATTTAAGGCATCCAAAGAGAAACCATGATAG ATTTAATGAAGATTTCTTCAGGAAAGGTCAAATAGGAGGCCACTGCAATATGAATACTGAAGCTTTCCTTGCTGAAGGACAACAAAAAAGCCCTTTACAATCTTG GTTTGCTGAGCTCCAGACATATACAGAAATGAACTCTAGACCATtggaagatggcagctgtgatatCATTATTGAGAAACCAACTTATTTCATGAAGCTTGATGCAG gTGTCAATATGTACCATCATTTTTGTGACTTTGTGAATCTTTACATTACTCAGCATGTTACCAACACCTTCAGCACTGATATCAACATTGTTATGTGGGATACT AGTGCATATGGATATGGAGATTTGTTCAGTGAAACATGGAAGGCATTTACGGATTATGAAATAATACATTTGAAATCATATGATTCAAAAAGA GTCTGCTTCAGAGAAGCAGTTTTTACACTATTGCCTCGAATGAGGTTTGGCTTATTTTATAATACACCATTG ATCTCCGGCTGTCATGGGACAGGATTATTCAGAGCCTTTTCCCAGCACGTGTTGCACAGATTAAATATCACTCAAGACAGGCCTAAG GATGGGAAAATCAGAGTTACAATTCTTGCCCGCAGTACAGAGTATAGAAAGATACTAAACCAAAAAGAG CTCGCCAACGCTTTGAAAACGCTGCCTTTATTTGATGTCCAAATAGTGAATTACAAATACAA GGAGCTCGAATTTAAGGAGCAGCTGAAGATAACCCACAATTCTGAAATATTCATTGGGATGCATGGAGCAGGGCTTACCCATCTTCTGTTTCTGCCAGATTGGGCTGTCATCTTTGAACT GTACAACTGCAAGGATGAACGTTGCTACCTAGATCTAGCAAGGCTGAGAGGTATCTATTACATCACCTGGCAGCAGAAGGATAAAGTGTTCCCCCAGGATGAG GGGCATCACCCAACGTTAGGAAAACATCCAAAGTTTACAAATTATGCCTTTGATGTGGAAGAATTTGTCCGTCTCGTTCTCTTGGCAGCTGATCATGTGTCACAACACTCCAGATGGCCATTTAGGAGAAAACATGATGAATTTTAG
- the EOGT gene encoding EGF domain-specific O-linked N-acetylglucosamine transferase isoform X2 encodes MLTLLTLGVLFPKIVARGQDENLHNGSNILQEPMYSYENMLPEEHIPYFLHNNPGIAAACRQDPLCPYKKHLKTLKACWGYERSCKPENRFGYPTCDYAEIGWANTIEQAQDIFWKQADFGYVKERMKDVKTHCKPKTVGDSSLECSRYLQYCKATNLYIDLRHPKRNHDRFNEDFFRKGQIGGHCNMNTEAFLAEGQQKSPLQSWFAELQTYTEMNSRPLEDGSCDIIIEKPTYFMKLDAGVNMYHHFCDFVNLYITQHVTNTFSTDINIVMWDTSAYGYGDLFSETWKAFTDYEIIHLKSYDSKRVCFREAVFTLLPRMRFGLFYNTPLISGCHGTGLFRAFSQHVLHRLNITQDRPKLANALKTLPLFDVQIVNYKYKELEFKEQLKITHNSEIFIGMHGAGLTHLLFLPDWAVIFELYNCKDERCYLDLARLRGIYYITWQQKDKVFPQDEGHHPTLGKHPKFTNYAFDVEEFVRLVLLAADHVSQHSRWPFRRKHDEF; translated from the exons ATGTTAACATTGCTTACACTGGGAGTACTGTTTCCAAAAATAGTGGCCAGAGGACAAGATGAAAATCTTCACAATGGCAGCAACATTTTGCAAGAGCCAATGTATTCTTATGAAAACATGTTGCCAGAAGAACATATCCCTTATTTTTTACACAATAATCCGGGCATTGCTGCTGCCTGCAGGCAAGATCCTCTTTGCCCATATAAA AAACATTTGAAGACATTGAAAGCTTGTTGGGGTTATGAGAGATCATGCAAGCCAGAAAACAGGTTTGGATATCCAACATGTGATTATGCTGAAATTGGGTG GGCTAATACCATTGAGCAGGCCCAGGATATTTTCTGGAAGCAAGCTGATTTTGGTTATGTTAAAGAAAGGATGAAAGATGTGAAGACCCACTGCAAGCCTAAGACTGTG GGAGATTCTTCACTTGAATGTTCTCGTTACCTTCAGTATTGCAAAGCAACAAATTTATATATTGATTTAAGGCATCCAAAGAGAAACCATGATAG ATTTAATGAAGATTTCTTCAGGAAAGGTCAAATAGGAGGCCACTGCAATATGAATACTGAAGCTTTCCTTGCTGAAGGACAACAAAAAAGCCCTTTACAATCTTG GTTTGCTGAGCTCCAGACATATACAGAAATGAACTCTAGACCATtggaagatggcagctgtgatatCATTATTGAGAAACCAACTTATTTCATGAAGCTTGATGCAG gTGTCAATATGTACCATCATTTTTGTGACTTTGTGAATCTTTACATTACTCAGCATGTTACCAACACCTTCAGCACTGATATCAACATTGTTATGTGGGATACT AGTGCATATGGATATGGAGATTTGTTCAGTGAAACATGGAAGGCATTTACGGATTATGAAATAATACATTTGAAATCATATGATTCAAAAAGA GTCTGCTTCAGAGAAGCAGTTTTTACACTATTGCCTCGAATGAGGTTTGGCTTATTTTATAATACACCATTG ATCTCCGGCTGTCATGGGACAGGATTATTCAGAGCCTTTTCCCAGCACGTGTTGCACAGATTAAATATCACTCAAGACAGGCCTAAG CTCGCCAACGCTTTGAAAACGCTGCCTTTATTTGATGTCCAAATAGTGAATTACAAATACAA GGAGCTCGAATTTAAGGAGCAGCTGAAGATAACCCACAATTCTGAAATATTCATTGGGATGCATGGAGCAGGGCTTACCCATCTTCTGTTTCTGCCAGATTGGGCTGTCATCTTTGAACT GTACAACTGCAAGGATGAACGTTGCTACCTAGATCTAGCAAGGCTGAGAGGTATCTATTACATCACCTGGCAGCAGAAGGATAAAGTGTTCCCCCAGGATGAG GGGCATCACCCAACGTTAGGAAAACATCCAAAGTTTACAAATTATGCCTTTGATGTGGAAGAATTTGTCCGTCTCGTTCTCTTGGCAGCTGATCATGTGTCACAACACTCCAGATGGCCATTTAGGAGAAAACATGATGAATTTTAG
- the EOGT gene encoding EGF domain-specific O-linked N-acetylglucosamine transferase isoform X3, protein MLTLLTLGVLFPKIVARGQDENLHNGSNILQEPMYSYENMLPEEHIPYFLHNNPGIAAACRQDPLCPYKKHLKTLKACWGYERSCKPENRFGYPTCDYAEIGWANTIEQAQDIFWKQADFGYVKERMKDVKTHCKPKTVGDSSLECSRYLQYCKATNLYIDLRHPKRNHDRFNEDFFRKGQIGGHCNMNTEAFLAEGQQKSPLQSWFAELQTYTEMNSRPLEDGSCDIIIEKPTYFMKLDAGVNMYHHFCDFVNLYITQHVTNTFSTDINIVMWDTSAYGYGDLFSETWKAFTDYEIIHLKSYDSKRVCFREAVFTLLPRMRFGLFYNTPLISGCHGTGLFRAFSQHVLHRLNITQDRPKDGKIRVTILARSTEYRKILNQKELANALKTLPLFDVQIVNYKYKELEFKEQLKITHNSEIFIGMHGAGLTHLLFLPDWAVIFELYNCKDERCYLDLARLRGIYYITWQQKDKVFPQDELLLAYFKFWDVLAEH, encoded by the exons ATGTTAACATTGCTTACACTGGGAGTACTGTTTCCAAAAATAGTGGCCAGAGGACAAGATGAAAATCTTCACAATGGCAGCAACATTTTGCAAGAGCCAATGTATTCTTATGAAAACATGTTGCCAGAAGAACATATCCCTTATTTTTTACACAATAATCCGGGCATTGCTGCTGCCTGCAGGCAAGATCCTCTTTGCCCATATAAA AAACATTTGAAGACATTGAAAGCTTGTTGGGGTTATGAGAGATCATGCAAGCCAGAAAACAGGTTTGGATATCCAACATGTGATTATGCTGAAATTGGGTG GGCTAATACCATTGAGCAGGCCCAGGATATTTTCTGGAAGCAAGCTGATTTTGGTTATGTTAAAGAAAGGATGAAAGATGTGAAGACCCACTGCAAGCCTAAGACTGTG GGAGATTCTTCACTTGAATGTTCTCGTTACCTTCAGTATTGCAAAGCAACAAATTTATATATTGATTTAAGGCATCCAAAGAGAAACCATGATAG ATTTAATGAAGATTTCTTCAGGAAAGGTCAAATAGGAGGCCACTGCAATATGAATACTGAAGCTTTCCTTGCTGAAGGACAACAAAAAAGCCCTTTACAATCTTG GTTTGCTGAGCTCCAGACATATACAGAAATGAACTCTAGACCATtggaagatggcagctgtgatatCATTATTGAGAAACCAACTTATTTCATGAAGCTTGATGCAG gTGTCAATATGTACCATCATTTTTGTGACTTTGTGAATCTTTACATTACTCAGCATGTTACCAACACCTTCAGCACTGATATCAACATTGTTATGTGGGATACT AGTGCATATGGATATGGAGATTTGTTCAGTGAAACATGGAAGGCATTTACGGATTATGAAATAATACATTTGAAATCATATGATTCAAAAAGA GTCTGCTTCAGAGAAGCAGTTTTTACACTATTGCCTCGAATGAGGTTTGGCTTATTTTATAATACACCATTG ATCTCCGGCTGTCATGGGACAGGATTATTCAGAGCCTTTTCCCAGCACGTGTTGCACAGATTAAATATCACTCAAGACAGGCCTAAG GATGGGAAAATCAGAGTTACAATTCTTGCCCGCAGTACAGAGTATAGAAAGATACTAAACCAAAAAGAG CTCGCCAACGCTTTGAAAACGCTGCCTTTATTTGATGTCCAAATAGTGAATTACAAATACAA GGAGCTCGAATTTAAGGAGCAGCTGAAGATAACCCACAATTCTGAAATATTCATTGGGATGCATGGAGCAGGGCTTACCCATCTTCTGTTTCTGCCAGATTGGGCTGTCATCTTTGAACT GTACAACTGCAAGGATGAACGTTGCTACCTAGATCTAGCAAGGCTGAGAGGTATCTATTACATCACCTGGCAGCAGAAGGATAAAGTGTTCCCCCAGGATGAG